Proteins encoded within one genomic window of Micromonospora halotolerans:
- a CDS encoding primosomal protein N', producing the protein MDVPLPHLDRPFDYLVPDTLDADARPGVRVKVRFAGQLVDGWLLERVAESAHPKLAYLEKVVSPVPVLAPEVAELARAVADRYAGSLADVLRLAVPPRHARVEKDVTATDAAGADADATPPAAADPPVPASADAADPATPAAAAGPARPATPASAEAAGPATPATVPVHAGPDDAAPVDPRGWRDYPAGPALLRALTAGRAPRAVWSALPGEDWADRYADAVAATVAGGRGAVVVVADARDLDRLDAALTAVLGPGRHACLSAAAGPARRYRAFLAARRGDVPVVIGTRAAMFAPVERLGLVAVWDDGDDLHAEPRAPYPHAREVLLTRAQLGGTAALVGGYARTAEAQLLVETGWAREVVADRATVRARMPAIAPTGDDPHLARDPGAASARLPSLAWTTARDALRADLPVLVQVPRRGYLPSVACAECRAPARCPHCAGPLGLPSADGVPACRWCGRVAAAYACPECGGRRLRASVTGARRTAEELGRAFPGVPVRTSGREEVLAAVPAGAGLVIATPGAEPVAEGGYGAVLLLDSWALLTRADLRAGEETLRRWLAAAALARPGSAGGRVVVVADGALAPVQALLRWDSAWFATRELAERRELGFPPAVRMASVTGVADAVADLLAGTRLPDGAEVLGPVPADEGRERMLVRVPRARAAALAGALHAAAGQRSARKAADPVRLQIDPLSLF; encoded by the coding sequence GTGGACGTGCCGCTGCCGCACCTCGACCGCCCCTTCGACTACCTCGTCCCCGACACCCTCGACGCCGACGCCCGGCCCGGGGTGCGGGTAAAGGTCCGCTTCGCCGGGCAGCTCGTCGACGGCTGGCTGCTGGAGCGCGTCGCGGAGTCGGCGCACCCGAAGCTGGCGTACCTGGAGAAGGTGGTCTCCCCGGTGCCGGTGCTGGCGCCCGAGGTGGCCGAGCTGGCCCGCGCGGTCGCCGACCGCTACGCCGGCAGCCTCGCCGACGTGCTCCGGCTCGCCGTCCCGCCCCGGCACGCCCGGGTCGAGAAGGACGTCACGGCGACCGACGCGGCCGGCGCCGACGCCGACGCCACCCCGCCGGCCGCCGCCGATCCGCCCGTCCCGGCGTCCGCCGATGCCGCCGACCCCGCCACTCCAGCCGCCGCCGCCGGCCCTGCCCGTCCCGCCACTCCGGCGTCCGCCGAGGCCGCCGGCCCGGCCACCCCGGCGACCGTCCCCGTGCACGCCGGCCCGGACGATGCCGCCCCGGTCGACCCGCGTGGCTGGCGCGACTACCCGGCCGGGCCGGCTCTCCTGCGGGCCCTCACCGCCGGCCGGGCGCCCCGGGCCGTCTGGTCCGCGCTGCCCGGCGAGGACTGGGCCGACCGGTACGCCGACGCCGTGGCGGCCACCGTGGCCGGCGGCCGGGGCGCGGTGGTCGTGGTGGCCGACGCCCGGGACCTGGACCGGCTCGACGCCGCCCTGACCGCCGTCCTCGGGCCCGGGCGGCACGCCTGCCTCTCCGCGGCCGCCGGACCGGCCCGCCGCTACCGGGCCTTCCTCGCCGCCCGTCGCGGCGACGTACCCGTGGTGATCGGTACCCGGGCGGCCATGTTCGCCCCGGTCGAGCGGCTCGGCCTGGTCGCCGTCTGGGACGACGGGGACGACCTGCACGCCGAGCCTCGGGCGCCCTACCCGCACGCCCGGGAGGTGCTGCTCACCCGCGCCCAGCTCGGCGGGACCGCCGCCCTGGTCGGCGGCTACGCCCGCACCGCCGAGGCGCAGCTGCTGGTGGAGACCGGCTGGGCCCGTGAGGTGGTCGCCGATCGGGCGACGGTGCGGGCCCGCATGCCGGCGATCGCGCCGACCGGGGACGACCCGCACCTGGCCCGCGACCCGGGTGCCGCCTCGGCGCGGCTGCCGAGCCTGGCCTGGACCACCGCCCGCGACGCGCTCCGCGCCGACCTGCCGGTTCTGGTGCAGGTGCCCCGCCGCGGCTACCTGCCATCGGTGGCCTGCGCCGAGTGCCGGGCCCCGGCCCGCTGCCCGCACTGCGCCGGACCGCTGGGACTGCCGTCGGCCGACGGGGTGCCCGCCTGCCGCTGGTGCGGGCGGGTCGCCGCCGCGTACGCCTGCCCGGAGTGCGGCGGGCGGCGGCTGCGCGCGTCGGTCACCGGCGCCCGGCGGACCGCCGAGGAGCTGGGCCGGGCGTTTCCCGGGGTGCCGGTGCGCACCTCGGGGCGGGAGGAGGTGCTCGCGGCCGTGCCGGCCGGCGCCGGTCTGGTGATCGCCACCCCGGGCGCGGAGCCGGTGGCCGAGGGCGGCTACGGGGCGGTGCTGCTGCTCGACTCGTGGGCCCTGCTCACCCGGGCCGACCTGCGGGCCGGGGAGGAGACGCTGCGCCGCTGGCTGGCCGCCGCCGCGCTGGCCCGGCCCGGCTCGGCCGGCGGCCGGGTGGTGGTGGTCGCCGACGGCGCGCTCGCGCCCGTGCAGGCGCTGCTGCGCTGGGACTCGGCCTGGTTCGCCACCCGCGAACTGGCCGAGCGCCGCGAGCTGGGCTTCCCGCCGGCGGTGCGGATGGCCAGCGTCACCGGCGTGGCCGACGCGGTGGCCGACCTGCTGGCCGGCACCCGGCTACCGGACGGTGCCGAGGTGCTCGGCCCGGTGCCGGCCGACGAGGGGCGGGAACGGATGCTGGTCCGGGTGCCCCGGGCCCGGGCCGCCGCCCTGGCCGGTGCGCTGCACGCGGCCGCCGGGCAGCGCAGCGCCCGCAAGGCGGCGGACCCGGTCCGGCTCCAGATCGACCCGCTCAGCCTGTTCTGA
- the metK gene encoding methionine adenosyltransferase yields MTRLFTSESVTEGHPDKIADQISDGILDALLAQDPHSRVAVETLITTGQVHVAGEVTTKAYADIPTIVRDTILSIGYDSSKKGFDGASCGVSVSIGAQSPDIAQGVDNAFELRTGSSESALDAQGAGDQGMMFGFACSETPELMPLPIALAHRLARRLAQVRKDGTIPYLRPDGKTQVTIEYDGLRPVRLDTVVVSSQHAADISLESLLTPDVRDHVITPELEGLGLDTEGYRLLVNPTGRFEIGGPMGDAGLTGRKIIVDTYGGYARHGGGAFSGKDPSKVDRSAAYAMRWVAKNVVAAGLAERCEAQVAYAIGKAHPVSLFVETFGTETVPVASIEKAVAEVFDLRPAAIIRDLNLLRPIYQQTAAYGHFGRELPDLTWESTDRAADLKSAAGA; encoded by the coding sequence GTGACACGTCTCTTCACGTCCGAATCGGTCACGGAAGGCCACCCGGACAAGATCGCCGACCAGATCAGTGACGGCATTCTCGACGCACTGCTCGCCCAGGACCCGCACAGCCGCGTGGCGGTCGAGACCCTGATCACCACCGGCCAGGTGCACGTCGCCGGCGAGGTGACCACGAAGGCGTACGCCGACATCCCCACCATCGTGCGGGACACCATCCTGTCGATCGGCTACGACTCGTCGAAGAAGGGCTTCGACGGCGCCTCCTGCGGCGTGAGCGTGTCGATCGGCGCCCAGTCGCCGGACATCGCGCAGGGCGTGGACAACGCGTTCGAGCTGCGTACCGGCTCGTCGGAGAGCGCGCTCGACGCGCAGGGCGCCGGCGACCAGGGCATGATGTTCGGCTTCGCCTGCTCCGAGACGCCCGAGCTGATGCCGCTGCCGATCGCGCTCGCCCACCGGCTGGCCCGCCGGCTCGCCCAGGTCCGCAAGGACGGCACGATCCCCTACCTGCGGCCCGACGGCAAGACCCAGGTGACCATCGAGTACGACGGGCTGCGCCCCGTCCGGCTCGACACCGTCGTGGTCTCCAGCCAGCACGCGGCCGACATCTCGCTCGAGTCGCTGCTCACGCCGGACGTCCGCGACCACGTCATCACCCCGGAGCTGGAGGGCCTCGGCCTGGACACCGAGGGCTACCGGCTGCTGGTCAACCCGACCGGGCGCTTCGAGATCGGCGGCCCCATGGGCGACGCCGGCCTCACCGGCCGGAAGATCATCGTCGACACCTACGGCGGCTACGCCCGCCACGGCGGCGGCGCGTTCTCCGGCAAGGACCCCTCCAAGGTGGACCGCTCGGCCGCGTACGCGATGCGCTGGGTCGCGAAGAACGTGGTCGCCGCCGGCCTGGCCGAGCGCTGCGAGGCGCAGGTCGCGTACGCGATCGGCAAGGCCCACCCGGTGAGCCTCTTCGTCGAGACCTTCGGCACCGAGACCGTGCCGGTCGCCTCGATCGAGAAGGCCGTCGCCGAGGTCTTCGACCTGCGCCCGGCCGCGATCATCCGCGACCTCAACCTGCTCCGCCCGATCTACCAGCAGACCGCCGCCTACGGCCACTTCGGCCGCGAGCTGCCGGACCTGACCTGGGAGAGCACCGACCGGGCCGCCGACCTCAAGTCGGCCGCGGGAGCCTGA
- a CDS encoding AAA family ATPase gives MTVRQSIVFNGDLGSGKSTVSVEIAKRLGLRRVSVGDLYRQMAQERQMTALQLNLHAELDQAVDGYVDQLQRDIAASGESLVMDSRLAWHFFTDALKVHMITEPTEAARRVLARPSGPAESYTSMEEAKAKLRERSESERNRFIVRYGVDKARLRNYDLVCDTTRATPEQVIQHVIDVYEGRLGADVLRDGQPLLLLDPARVYPTEDIATLRGLWDSEFVGEVAGSGDEALEPLTIGYTGEYFFVVDGHRRLSAALQSGFPLVPARLVAEVDEPVVGGLSAVDFFTAQARPSLIHDWEAAHGLTLPLPEHALLGGDAVLAGEPGTGA, from the coding sequence GTGACCGTTCGTCAGTCGATCGTCTTCAACGGTGACCTCGGCAGCGGCAAGAGCACCGTTTCCGTCGAGATCGCCAAGCGGCTGGGGCTGCGCCGGGTCAGCGTCGGCGACCTCTACCGCCAGATGGCCCAGGAGCGGCAGATGACCGCCCTCCAGCTCAACCTGCACGCGGAGCTGGACCAGGCCGTCGACGGCTACGTCGACCAGCTCCAGCGGGACATCGCCGCCTCCGGCGAGAGCCTCGTCATGGACTCCCGGCTGGCCTGGCACTTCTTCACCGACGCGCTCAAGGTGCACATGATCACCGAGCCGACCGAGGCGGCCCGGCGGGTGCTGGCCCGCCCGTCCGGCCCGGCGGAGAGCTACACCTCGATGGAGGAGGCCAAGGCCAAGCTCCGCGAGCGCAGCGAGAGCGAGCGCAACCGGTTCATCGTGCGCTACGGCGTCGACAAGGCCCGCCTGCGCAACTACGACCTGGTCTGCGACACCACCCGGGCCACCCCCGAGCAGGTGATCCAGCACGTGATCGACGTCTACGAGGGCCGGCTCGGCGCGGACGTGCTGCGCGACGGCCAGCCGCTGTTGCTGCTCGACCCGGCCCGGGTCTACCCGACCGAGGACATCGCCACCCTGCGCGGGTTGTGGGACTCGGAGTTCGTCGGCGAGGTGGCCGGGTCCGGCGACGAGGCCCTGGAGCCGCTGACCATCGGCTACACCGGCGAGTACTTCTTCGTGGTCGACGGCCACCGCCGGCTCAGCGCCGCCCTGCAGAGCGGCTTCCCGCTGGTCCCCGCCCGGCTGGTCGCCGAGGTCGACGAGCCGGTGGTCGGCGGGCTGAGCGCGGTCGACTTCTTCACCGCCCAGGCCCGGCCCAGCCTGATCCACGACTGGGAGGCCGCCCACGGTCTCACGCTGCCGCTGCCCGAGCACGCCCTGCTGGGCGGGGACGCGGTGCTGGCCGGGGAGCCGGGCACCGGCGCCTGA